ACTAAAGGAACTTTTAAGGAGAGTCAGCGGCAAAAGGAGAGATATAAGGATCATTCGCAGATGATCCTCTTTTCGCGATTATGAAGGCTTGTGTACTTTACAGTGGCGGGAAGGACAGTTCATTAATGGCCACGATACTCAAAAGATTAAACTTAGAGGTTGAACTTGTAACTGCAAATTTTGGAGTTTACAAATCATGGATTCCCGCCGCGAAATCGGCAAAGGCCCTTGGATTCCCGCATAGGGTTCTAAAATTAGATAAAAGCGTATTAGATAGGGCTGTAGAGAAGATAATAGATGATGGTTTCCCGAACAATGGTATAGATTTTGTTCATCGGCAAGTATTAGAAGCTGCCGCAGGGGAATATGATATAATAGCTGATGGTACAAGAAGGGATGATAGAACCCCCAAACTTACAAGTAATGAGATAAGAAGCTTTGAGGACAGAAATTCTGTTGAATATATTAATCTCGCAGGTTTCGGCTATAAAACAATAAATAGACTTGCATCCCAATTATTTATATTAAAAAAGGAAAGATCAGATATTCATAATAATTCGGATTATGAGATAGAAATAAGATACTTTATAGATAAAATAAAAGGGAAGGGCGAATCTTCAAGATTCTTCCCAGAACATTACCAAACAAGAGTAATAGGCTGGAAGTAGGAGGGAATAAGCAGATGAGCAGAAACAAACACGTCGCCAAGAAAATAAGACTATCAAAGGCTAGAAAACAGAATAGAAGAGTCCCAGTATGGGTTCTTTTAAAGACAAACCGTAGAGTACTCACCCACCCCAAAATGAGGCATTGGAGAAGAACCAAATTAAAAGTCTAAAAAAAGAGAGAGAGTGGTGGATAAAAATGGAGAGAACATACATCATACCATTGAGAAAAGTCAAAAGTGTTCCAAGAACGAAAAGAGCACCCAGAGCAATAAGATTCATCCGCGAATTCCTAAAAAAACACATGAAATCAGAGGATATAATATTAGATTCATCAATCAATGAAAAAGTATGGGAAAGGGGCATACAAAAAATCCCAACAAAGATTAAAATAAAAGCCATCAAAGAAGAAGACGGGACAGTTAAAGCAGAACTAGCAGAATAAAGGTTTCAGAATATGATAAAGAGAACAAACCTCGACGGAAACCCTAACATAGGAGTTTATATTTCAGTCACGGAAACCCAAGCACTCATACCATTCCATGCATCTACAAAAATAGAAGAAATAATAGAAGAAGTACTAGAAGTAGAAGTTTTCAGGGCCACCATAGCAGGCAGCAGCCTAAACGGTATATTATCCGTTGGAAACTCTAATGGTATCATAGTTTCTCCATATATACTCGAAAGAGAGATAGAATCATTGGAGAAAGCAGGTTTTGAAGTTTTCGTATTACCTGAAAAGTTCACTGCAGTAGGCAATTTAATATTAGCAAATGATTATGGCGCCCTTATAAGTCCGTTGCTTTCTGATGAGTCAATGGAATTAATAGAAAAGGCATTGGAAGTTAAAGTAGAACAGGGGACAATTGCCGGTTTCAACATTGTAGGATCCGTTGCAACAGCTACAAACAAAGGCGTACTACTACATCCAAAGGCCGCAAGGAAAGAATTAGAATTTGTCGAGGAAACTTTGAAAGTGCCAGCCGATGTTGGGACTATCAACCATGGCACGACCATGATAGGCGCATGCTCCATAGCCAATTCGAATGGGGCTATAGTAAGTGAAAATACCACAGGCCCGGAACTAGCCAGGATAGAAGAGGCTCTAGGCTTTCTCTAATAGGGGGATTATAATATGAAGACGAGAATATTCAGAGTTAAAGGAAATTTTATGATGGGTGAAAAATTACAGCCATTCACCAAGGAATTAAAGGCGATTAAAAAAGAAGAAGTTTATGAAAAAATATACTCTGAATTCGGCAGCAAACATGGTATAGGCCGCAACAGGATATATATAAAGAGCATAGAGGAGATCTCCCCTGATGAGGTGGAGGATCCCATATTAAAGGCTATATTGGAGGCATGATTTTAATGGAAGAACAGCAACCATCGGATGATCAGCAACGCCTAGAGGAGATTATAAACCAGCTAAGTTTTTACAAAGAGCAAGCAGAGCTGATCCAAAACCAGATAGAGGTCATGAGAAGTTCATTAACCGAACTAGAGGTGCTAGAGGATACTTTAGAGGCTGTGGAGGGTAATGAGGGTGCTGAGGCACTAGTACCGGTAGGTGCTGGTTCATTCATAAAAGCCCAGCTCAAAGACACTGACGAAGTTATAATGAGCATAGGAGCAGGTGTAGCCATGAAAAAAACACTAAAGGACGCTAGGAAGATCATAGACGAACAAAAAAAAGAATTGGAAGATACTATAGGTAAATTATCCGAAAACCTTAAAAAGATAACAGAAATAGTACTCAAATTATCCCCACAAGCAGAAGAACTATACCAAAAAATCAGAGGAAGTGAAGGATAATTGTTCGAAGCACTGAAGAAAAAAATCAACAAAACAATCAAAAAAATCACAGAAAAAATCTCAGATAAAGAAAAAGTAGAAGAAACCATCAAGGAAACAGCAAAAGAGGAAACCATAGAAGAACCTGAAACAGTAGAAAAAGTTAAAGAAGAACCCGAAGAAGGTAAAGGGTCCAATATCTTCTCTTTTATACGAGAAAAAACTATTTCTGAAAAGGACATCGAAGACATACTCTGGGACCTTGAAATGTCACTGCTTGAAAGCGATGTGGCAATAGACGTCGCCGAAAAAATAACAGACGAACTCAAAAACCAACTAGTAGGTAAAAAAGTTAAAAGAAGTACTGACATTATCGAATACACCCAAGAAGCCTTTAAAAATAGTATAAGAGACATACTAACCGTCAATGGTAAGGACATGGACAGCATCCTCCAAGAAAAACAAAATAAAAAAGAACCGTTCATAATAATGTTTGTTGGTATAAACGGCACAGGAAAAACAACAACCATAGCAAAAATGGCAAAATACTTCCTAGACAGAGGACTAAAACCTGTGATCGCGGCTTCAGACACATTCAGAGCAGGGGCAATAGAACAATTAACTCATCACGCGGAAAAACTTGGAGTGAAAATAATAAAACATGAAAAGGGTGCTGATCCAGCGGCAGTAGCATTCGATGCAGTGGAACATGCAAAGGCAAAGGGAAAAGATGTTGTTCTAATTGATACGGCTGGTCGGATGCAGACAAACGTCAACCTCATGGATGAAATGGCAAAAATAAAAAGGGTTGTGAAACCAGACTTTATAATCTTTGTAGGGGACTCACTCACAGGCAATGACGCAGTTGAACAGGCCATAAAATTTAATGAGAGTGTTGGAATCGACGCCATAATACTAACAAAGGCAGATGCGGATGCAAAGGGTGGTGCAGCCCTATCAATAGGCTATGTTATAAACAAGCCCATAATCTTCCTTGGAACAGGTCAAGGTTATGATGACCTCATAGAATTTAAACCTGAATGGATGATCCACCAACTATTCACATAAATCCCGATGGTGGATTAGATTTGACAAAAATAATCGAAAATAGAGAACTTAGAGACAAATTTTTTGTTTTCAAAAATCGTAAAGAAGCAGGGGAAGTCCTCGCTCGAATGTTAAAGGATTATCAGGATTCTGATGCTATCATACTTGGCATTCCAGCAGGTGGCGTCCCAGTGGCTGCTGTTATAGCAAAAAAACTTAATCTAACATTGGATGTTCTAATTGTAAGCAAGATAACATTACCATGGAACAGGGAAGCAGGATATGGTGCGGTGGCATTCAACAGGACAATAAAATTAAACCAAAAACTGATAGATTCCCTTGGATTAACTGGGAGGGAAGTGGAAGCCGGTATCAAAGAAACCTTGAAGAAGGTTGAAAGGAGAGTTCAGATTTTCAGAAAAGGCAAACCGCCCTTAAAGCTTAAAAATAGGACGGTGATAGTGGTTGATGATGGCTTGGCATCAGGATACACTATGCTCGCGGCTGTGGAGGCTCTTAGAAGGGCTGGTGCCGGTAAGATAATTATTGCAGTACCCACAGCCAACTTAGATGCCATCAAAAGATTAGAAGGGAAAGTAGACATGGTATATTCTCCAAACATAAGACATGTATACCCTTATGCGGTTGCAGACGCCTACAAAAATTGGTATGATGTATCA
This DNA window, taken from Methanothermobacter tenebrarum, encodes the following:
- a CDS encoding 50S ribosomal protein L39e, giving the protein MSRNKHVAKKIRLSKARKQNRRVPVWVLLKTNRRVLTHPKMRHWRRTKLKV
- a CDS encoding 50S ribosomal protein L31e, translating into MERTYIIPLRKVKSVPRTKRAPRAIRFIREFLKKHMKSEDIILDSSINEKVWERGIQKIPTKIKIKAIKEEDGTVKAELAE
- a CDS encoding translation initiation factor IF-6 — protein: MIKRTNLDGNPNIGVYISVTETQALIPFHASTKIEEIIEEVLEVEVFRATIAGSSLNGILSVGNSNGIIVSPYILEREIESLEKAGFEVFVLPEKFTAVGNLILANDYGALISPLLSDESMELIEKALEVKVEQGTIAGFNIVGSVATATNKGVLLHPKAARKELEFVEETLKVPADVGTINHGTTMIGACSIANSNGAIVSENTTGPELARIEEALGFL
- the rpl18a gene encoding 50S ribosomal protein L18Ae gives rise to the protein MKTRIFRVKGNFMMGEKLQPFTKELKAIKKEEVYEKIYSEFGSKHGIGRNRIYIKSIEEISPDEVEDPILKAILEA
- the pfdA gene encoding prefoldin subunit alpha, with the translated sequence MEEQQPSDDQQRLEEIINQLSFYKEQAELIQNQIEVMRSSLTELEVLEDTLEAVEGNEGAEALVPVGAGSFIKAQLKDTDEVIMSIGAGVAMKKTLKDARKIIDEQKKELEDTIGKLSENLKKITEIVLKLSPQAEELYQKIRGSEG
- the ftsY gene encoding signal recognition particle-docking protein FtsY, whose amino-acid sequence is MFEALKKKINKTIKKITEKISDKEKVEETIKETAKEETIEEPETVEKVKEEPEEGKGSNIFSFIREKTISEKDIEDILWDLEMSLLESDVAIDVAEKITDELKNQLVGKKVKRSTDIIEYTQEAFKNSIRDILTVNGKDMDSILQEKQNKKEPFIIMFVGINGTGKTTTIAKMAKYFLDRGLKPVIAASDTFRAGAIEQLTHHAEKLGVKIIKHEKGADPAAVAFDAVEHAKAKGKDVVLIDTAGRMQTNVNLMDEMAKIKRVVKPDFIIFVGDSLTGNDAVEQAIKFNESVGIDAIILTKADADAKGGAALSIGYVINKPIIFLGTGQGYDDLIEFKPEWMIHQLFT
- a CDS encoding phosphoribosyltransferase, with product MTKIIENRELRDKFFVFKNRKEAGEVLARMLKDYQDSDAIILGIPAGGVPVAAVIAKKLNLTLDVLIVSKITLPWNREAGYGAVAFNRTIKLNQKLIDSLGLTGREVEAGIKETLKKVERRVQIFRKGKPPLKLKNRTVIVVDDGLASGYTMLAAVEALRRAGAGKIIIAVPTANLDAIKRLEGKVDMVYSPNIRHVYPYAVADAYKNWYDVSEDEVKSILQKF